In Aliiroseovarius sp. M344, a genomic segment contains:
- a CDS encoding DUF6552 family protein, whose protein sequence is MPSDFIAQRSPSDRIVFGVKWGASIIQIMGYTATGFGWAPWNLYLFLIGVLGWFAVGAMWNDKALMLVHLVALGAMIAGMASGSHL, encoded by the coding sequence GTGCCGTCTGACTTCATTGCGCAGAGGTCACCATCTGACCGCATCGTCTTTGGGGTCAAATGGGGAGCATCAATCATTCAGATTATGGGATACACCGCGACGGGCTTTGGGTGGGCGCCTTGGAACCTCTATTTATTCTTGATCGGCGTATTGGGTTGGTTTGCGGTCGGTGCGATGTGGAACGATAAAGCACTGATGTTGGTCCATCTTGTAGCGCTTGGCGCGATGATCGCAGGAATGGCGAGTGGGTCACATTTGTAG